From Rhodovibrio salinarum DSM 9154:
GGCTGAATTCACTTACCGCGCACGGCGTGAGGAGACCCGCGAGGTTGCGGGCCAGCTGCTGCCGCGGGCCGACCTGGTGGGCGAACTGTCCTATGGCGACGAGACGTCGAGCGCGGGCACGTCCACGGAATCCGCTGAGGTGCGCGCGGAGTTGACCATCCCACTGTATCAGCAGGGGCAGGTCTATTCGCAGGTGCGCGAGATCAAGCAACGCGCCAATCAGGCGCGGCTCAATCTGCGTGGGGCGCGCAACACCGCCGAGGAGAATGCGGTCAGCGCCTGGGAAGACCTGCAGGCCGCGCGCGCCCAGATCGAATCCCTGGAAGAGCAGGTCCGGGCCGCGGACATCGCGCTGGAGGGCGTGCGTCAGGAGAACCAGGTTGGCGCCCGCACCGTGCTAGACGTTCTGGATGCCGAGCAGGAACTGCTCAACGCCCAGGTCAACCTGGTGGGCGCTCAACGCAACGAGATCGTGGCCGCCTACAACGTTCTCCAGGCGGTCGGCAAACTGAACGCCCGGGCGATCGGCCTGGACGTCGAGATATTCGAACCGGAGCGCAACTACGAAGCCGTCGCCGGCAAATGGTTCGGTTGGGGGCTGCCGGAAGAGCAGGCCGCCCAGCAAAGTGGTCGTGATACCACGGCTACCAGTGCAGACGGCAGCGCGCCCCCCTAAGCTGCGTGGTTACGGGCTGTTGCGTTCGGGTTTTCTTCATCAACATGCTATTACCTGACGGGTCGGCAGATTCCTCGCGGTCAAGGACGTCCTGATGAGTGACAGCAAGCGCGACGGCGGCGAGCCGTCGATGGAGGAAATCCTCGCCTCCATCCGCAAGATCATTTCCGAAGACACGGCGGAAGACGGGACGAAAGACGCCCAGGAGCGTGGCGACAAGTCGGATCAAGGCGACGCGCAAAGCGCTGACGACGCCGACCAATCCGACGCAGACGATGATGTGCTGGATCTGGATGAGGAGGCCGAAGACGATTCGCCCCTCGATTTGGGGGCGGAGGCTGAAGAGGAGGCCCCGCTGGATCTGACAGAGGAAGACGAGGACTCCCCCCTGGGTCTGACGCAAGAAGACGAGGCTTCGCCCCTCGACCTGACGGAAGAAGACGAGGAGTCCCCGCTCGATCTGACGGAAGAATCGGAAACGCCGTCGGCCACGACCGAGGGCGATACCGAGGACGGCGAAGACTCCGAGGCGGCTTTGGACCTGGACGCGTTTGCCGACGGGGACGCCGAAACCCCGGACGAAGCGCAGGAAGCCGCCGACAGTGTCGAGGAGTCGTTCGGCGCGGACGACGATATCGGCGACCTGGAGGACGAGCCGGAAACGCCTGAACCGTCCACAGCGGCCCCATCCGACCCCGATGAGGATGAGGCCGGCGCCGAGCCGGATGCGCCGGATGACGAGGACGACGACGACACGCCTTTCCTTGCAGATCCGTTCGAGGAGGCGCAAGCCGGAGCCGAGGCCCCTGACTCTTCGGCGGAGGCGGCGGTCGCCGCGGGGGCAATGGCCGGTGCGGTCGGTGATGAGTCGCGCAAGGCCAGCCAGGAGAAGGCCAACCAGGAGTCCGAGCGTTCGCAGGACACCGCCACGCCGCTGGGCCCCGAGGATCAGCGCGTGATCTCCGAAAACGCCGAGCAGCAGGCGGTCGAGCAGCTCACCTCGCTCGCCCGGCAGGCTGAAGGCGCGCCTGGCGATTCGACGGCCGACAACGTCGATCACATCCTGGCCCGCATGGTCCGCGACGCCTTGCGGCCGCAGTTGCGCGAATGGATGGACCGGAACCTGCCACAGATCGTCGAGCGGATCGTGCGCGAGGAAGTTCAGCGGATGACTCGCCGCGCCCAGGGCCTGGACGACGACACCAAGTATTAGTCGGCCGCGCTTTGCGCCGTGCGCCTGCGCGTGCGTCGCACGGCAACGAGTCCGGGTTAACGGGCGGCAGAGGTGAGGATCTTCTGGAGGTAGTCGGTATTCCAGCCGGCGATTTTCCGGGCGGTTTTCAGGGAGTTTTTGTCTTTGCCGCGTCGCAGGATGTTGAAGGCGAAGCGCCTGACCAGCGCCATGTTCTTGGCGCCGTGCCCGCGGCGCAGGCGCGAGAGGTCCTCCTTGAAAGTCACGTCGAGCACCCAGTGCAGACTCTCGATCCCCCAGTGGCCGCGGATCGCCTGGGCGGCGCGCTCGGGGGTGAGTTTGGCAGAGGAGAGGTAGTACCGGATCTGCTCGCTGACGTGGCCGGCCTTCTCGCTGCGAGTGGTCGTCTGGATCAGGCAGGCCAGGCCGGGAAACCGCGGTTCGCCGGGATAGCGCCGGTTGCCGCCGAGCCACGCGATATCATGGCAGACCCGGTAGGTCCGGGTTTCCAGCCGGCCATGGTCCTTGTCGACGACCTCCAGACTGGGCAGCCCGGCGCTGGCGGGGTCGGTGAAGAAGAGGTCGGCCTCCGCGTGTAGGCTGGGCTGGTTGGTCTTGAGCGCGACGACGTAATCCGCTCCGGCCTCCTGGATCGCGGCGGCGACCGCGGGCGTGGCGCCGATCGCGTCCACAGTGACCAAAGCGCCGTTGACCGGCAGGCGCCCCAAAATGGCGCGGATCGCTGCGGTCTCGTTGGCTTTGTCCGGCACGGCTTCCTGCGCCAGGACGAGGCGCTCGTTGGACGCCCAGGCGGAGACCAGATGAAGCGCCGCCTGGGCGGCATTGGTATCGTGGCTGCGCCGCAACGTCTTGCCGTCGAGCGCGACGACCTCGGGGCCATCTGGCCGCAAGTCGGCCACCCAGGCCATGAACGCCGCCTCGAACAGCGCGGGATCGATCCGGTTCATCACAGTTCGCAGCCAGTCCTCCTTGGGCACGCCGAAGTAGAACTCTCCGTGTTGGCGCAGGAACGCCACGTGGCTGTCGCCCCAAGCCACGATCTCGTCGTAGTCATCGCATCCAGCGATGGTGGCGCTGGTCACCAGGAACAACAGCTCCGACAGCTGGAAGCGAACCCGCCACGGATCGCGGGGATCCTCGACCCGGCTGAAGTGCTGCAACAAGAGGCGCAGACTATCGCGGGGCGGCGCCTGATCCATCCGCAGGTCTCCTTTCGAACCGGGGAAACCTGTTTGAATCAAACCGCTCCGCGTCGGCACCAGCGAAATCCGTACCTCACCGCGTTAACCTGAGCAGGTTGCCGTGGCGTGCGTCGTCCGGCCCCTTGCTTCACCCGGCAGATTGGCTAGGTTGCGCGCGGTACGACGCGCGGCCTTGGTATTGGCGTTTCAATAAGCCGCGCGACCAACGGTTCATTCCTGCGCGAAGGCTTTAAGGCACGTCCATGCTCGACAAGACATTCAACCCGGCCGAGGTGGAGCGGAAATTTTACGACGTCTGGCGGAAGTCCGGCGCCTTCCGCTGCGATCCGGATAGCCCGGCCAAGCCGTTCACGATCATGATGCCGCCGCCCAATGTGACGGGCAGCCTGCACATGGGCCACGCGCTGACGTTCACGCTGCAGGACGTGCTGATCCGGCATAAGCGCATGGCCGGCTACGATGCGCTCTGGCAGCCGGGGATGGACCACGCCGGCATCGCCACCCAATCGGTGGTCGAGCGCACGCTAGCGCAGGAGGGCAAGAGTGCGGCCGAACTGGGCCGCGCGGCATTCCTGGAGCGGGTCTGGGACTGGAAGGAGAAGTCCGGCGGCACGATCTCCCGCCAGCTGACCCACCTGGGCGCCTCGCCGCATTGGGAGCGCGAGCGCTTCACCATGGACGACGGCCTGTCCAAGGCCGTGCGCAAGGTATTCGTCGAGTTGCATCGCCAGGGGCTGATGTACCGCGACCAGCGTCTGGTCAACTGGGACCCCAAGCTGCACACCGCGATCTCCGACCTGGAGGTCAATCAGGTCGAGGTCGACGGCAAGCTCTGGCACTTCAAGTACCCGGTGGAGGGTGAAGAGGACAGCTATATCGTCGTCGCCACCACCCGGCCGGAGACCATGCTGGGCGACACCGGTGTGGCCGTGCATCCGGAGGACGAACGCTACCAGCATTTGGTCGGCAAGCATGTGATCCTGCCGCTGGTCGGCCGGCGCATTCCGATCGTGGCCGACGAGTGGGCGGATCCGGAGACCGGCTCCGGCGCGGTCAAGATCACCCCCGCGCACGACTTCAACGACTTCGAGGTTGGCCGGCGCTGCGGGCTGGAGGTGATCAACGTTCTCGACCGCGACGCGGCAATCAACGAGAACGCGCCCGAGGACTATCAGGGCATGGACCGCTTCAAGGCGCGCAAGCAGATCGTCGCGGACCTCGAGGCCCAAGGTCTGGTTGCGGAGATCGAGGAGCATCGCCACTCGGTGCCGCACGGCGACCGTTCCGACGTGCCGATCGAACCCTGGCTGACCGACCAGTGGTACGTCGACGCCAAGACGCTCGCGCAGCCGGCGATGCAGGCGGTGCAGGACGGGCGCACCCGGTTCGTGCCGTCGAACTGGGAAAACGTCTATTTCGAGTGGATGCGCAACATCCAACCCTGGTGCGTGTCCCGGCAGATTTGGTGGGGGCACCAGATCCCGGCTTGGTATCCGCTGGATGCCGAGGGCGCGCCGGCCGGCGAGCCGTTCGTCGAGATGGACGCGGACGCGGCCCAGGCCGAGGCGGAGCGCCGGCTGGGCAAGACGGTGCGTATCCTTCAGGCCGAGGATGAGACGCCGGCGGACAATCGGGGCCTGGACGGCGAGGTCGTGTATCTGCGCCGCGATCCGGACGTGCTCGATACCTGGTTCTCCAGCGCACTCTGGCCCTTCTCCACGCTCGGCTGGCCGGACGAAACGCCGGAGCTTGCGAAGTACTACCCGACCGACGTGCTGGTGACCGGCTTCGACATCATCTTCTTCTGGGTCGCCCGGATGATGATGGCCGGCCTGCACTTCATGGGCGAGGTGCCGTTCCACACCGTCTACATCCACGCCCTTGTGCGCGATGCCCACGGGCAGAAGATGTCGAAGTCCAAGGGCAACGTGATCGACCCGCTCGACATCTGCCAGCGCTACGGCGCGGACTCGCTGCGCTTCACCCTGATCGCGCTGTCGGCCCAGGGCCGCGACGTCAAGCTGTCGGAAGACCGGGTCGAGGGCTACCGCAACTTCGCGACCAAGCTGTGGAACGCCGCGCGTTTCTGCCTGATGAACGGCGTCGCGCCGGATCCGCAGTTCGACCCCGCGCAGGTGGAGCAGGCGGTCAACCGCTGGGCGGTCGCCAAGACGGTGCGCGCCGCCCAGGGCGTCGACGAGGCGCTCGGCGCCTACCGCTTCAACGATGCGGCGAGCGCGCTCTACCAGTTCACCTGGCACCAGTTCTGCGACTGGTACGTCGAGTTCGCCAAGCCGATCCTGCAGGGCGACGACGAAGCCGCGAAGGCGGAGACCAGCGCCACCATCGCCTGGGTGATGCAGCGGCTGCTGCACCTCTTGCACCCCTTCATGCCGTTCCTCACCGAGGAGCTGTGGGAGCAGTTCGGCGGCGGGGAGGACAACCGTCTGATCACCGGCGAGTGGCCGCGCCTAGGCGACGCGCTGCTCGACGCCGATGCCGAGGCGGAGATCGACTGGGTTACGCGCACGATCGGCGAAATCCGCACGGTGCGCGGCGAGATGAACGTGCCCAACAAGGCCGAGGTGCCGCTGCATGTCGAAGGCGCCAGCGACGCCACCAAGGCGCGCCTGGACCGGCACGCCACCTTGATCCGGCGGCTTGCCAAGCTGTCGGAGATCCGTGCGCTTGACCAGGTCGATACCCGCGGGGCGGCGCAGCTTCTGATCGACGAAGCGACGGCGGTGCTGCCGCTGGCCGAGATCATCGATCTCGCCCAGGAACGCCAGCGCCTGCAGAAGGAGCTGGAGAAGCTCGATCAGGAGATCGCCAAGTACGACAAGAAGCTCGGCAACGAGAGCTTCCTGCAGAAGGCGCCGCAGGCCGTGGTCGACGAACAGCGCGAGCGCCGCGCGGATGCCGTGGCCTCGCGCGAGAAGCTGGCGACCGCACTGGAGCGTCTGGCGGGGTAGGGCGCCTCAGGTGTTGCGGCAGCCGTTAGGCTTCCTCGACACGGCCCATACGAGCCTGTTGAGGATAAGGCGGCGTTCATAAGCCATTGGATTTTCAACATAGGCCCTGCTGAACAGGTCGGGCGGGCCGTGTGTGTCGCCGCACACTTAACGGGTCACCGCCTGCGCACCTCAGCCATTCCGACAAAACCGTTGGCTGCCCTGGAAAGCCGTCGCTATCCTCGCGCCAGCTGCACATGAGATGAGGGGAGAGAAGGCGCCATGCCGCTCGACGAGAACCAAAAGCGCCACTTCGACAAGTCCAAGCTGCCCAGCCGCCATGTGACGGTCGGCCCGAACCGGGCGCCGCACCGCTCGATGTACTACGCCATGGGGCTGAGCGAAGAGGAGATCGACCAGCCGTTCGTCGGCGTGGCGACCTGCTGGAACGAGGCCGCGCCCTGCAACATCGCGCTGTCCCGTCAGGCGCAGGCGACCAAGTCGGGCGCCAAGGAAGCCGGCGGCACGCCGCGCGAGTTCACCACGATCACCGTCACCGACGGCATCGCGATGGGCCACCAGGGTATGAAGTCCTCCCTGGTCAGCCGCGAGGTGATCGCGGATTCCACCGAACTGACGATGCGCGGCCATTGCTACGACGCGCTGGTCGGCATCGCCGGCTGCGACAAGTCGCTGCCGGGGATGATGATGTCGATGGTCCGGCTCAAC
This genomic window contains:
- a CDS encoding valine--tRNA ligase, whose translation is MLDKTFNPAEVERKFYDVWRKSGAFRCDPDSPAKPFTIMMPPPNVTGSLHMGHALTFTLQDVLIRHKRMAGYDALWQPGMDHAGIATQSVVERTLAQEGKSAAELGRAAFLERVWDWKEKSGGTISRQLTHLGASPHWERERFTMDDGLSKAVRKVFVELHRQGLMYRDQRLVNWDPKLHTAISDLEVNQVEVDGKLWHFKYPVEGEEDSYIVVATTRPETMLGDTGVAVHPEDERYQHLVGKHVILPLVGRRIPIVADEWADPETGSGAVKITPAHDFNDFEVGRRCGLEVINVLDRDAAINENAPEDYQGMDRFKARKQIVADLEAQGLVAEIEEHRHSVPHGDRSDVPIEPWLTDQWYVDAKTLAQPAMQAVQDGRTRFVPSNWENVYFEWMRNIQPWCVSRQIWWGHQIPAWYPLDAEGAPAGEPFVEMDADAAQAEAERRLGKTVRILQAEDETPADNRGLDGEVVYLRRDPDVLDTWFSSALWPFSTLGWPDETPELAKYYPTDVLVTGFDIIFFWVARMMMAGLHFMGEVPFHTVYIHALVRDAHGQKMSKSKGNVIDPLDICQRYGADSLRFTLIALSAQGRDVKLSEDRVEGYRNFATKLWNAARFCLMNGVAPDPQFDPAQVEQAVNRWAVAKTVRAAQGVDEALGAYRFNDAASALYQFTWHQFCDWYVEFAKPILQGDDEAAKAETSATIAWVMQRLLHLLHPFMPFLTEELWEQFGGGEDNRLITGEWPRLGDALLDADAEAEIDWVTRTIGEIRTVRGEMNVPNKAEVPLHVEGASDATKARLDRHATLIRRLAKLSEIRALDQVDTRGAAQLLIDEATAVLPLAEIIDLAQERQRLQKELEKLDQEIAKYDKKLGNESFLQKAPQAVVDEQRERRADAVASREKLATALERLAG
- a CDS encoding DUF2497 domain-containing protein → MSDSKRDGGEPSMEEILASIRKIISEDTAEDGTKDAQERGDKSDQGDAQSADDADQSDADDDVLDLDEEAEDDSPLDLGAEAEEEAPLDLTEEDEDSPLGLTQEDEASPLDLTEEDEESPLDLTEESETPSATTEGDTEDGEDSEAALDLDAFADGDAETPDEAQEAADSVEESFGADDDIGDLEDEPETPEPSTAAPSDPDEDEAGAEPDAPDDEDDDDTPFLADPFEEAQAGAEAPDSSAEAAVAAGAMAGAVGDESRKASQEKANQESERSQDTATPLGPEDQRVISENAEQQAVEQLTSLARQAEGAPGDSTADNVDHILARMVRDALRPQLREWMDRNLPQIVERIVREEVQRMTRRAQGLDDDTKY
- a CDS encoding ISAs1 family transposase, coding for MDQAPPRDSLRLLLQHFSRVEDPRDPWRVRFQLSELLFLVTSATIAGCDDYDEIVAWGDSHVAFLRQHGEFYFGVPKEDWLRTVMNRIDPALFEAAFMAWVADLRPDGPEVVALDGKTLRRSHDTNAAQAALHLVSAWASNERLVLAQEAVPDKANETAAIRAILGRLPVNGALVTVDAIGATPAVAAAIQEAGADYVVALKTNQPSLHAEADLFFTDPASAGLPSLEVVDKDHGRLETRTYRVCHDIAWLGGNRRYPGEPRFPGLACLIQTTTRSEKAGHVSEQIRYYLSSAKLTPERAAQAIRGHWGIESLHWVLDVTFKEDLSRLRRGHGAKNMALVRRFAFNILRRGKDKNSLKTARKIAGWNTDYLQKILTSAAR